The Psychrosphaera ytuae genome includes a region encoding these proteins:
- a CDS encoding condensin complex protein MksE codes for MNSPLGRVLESLLSGQFICQTTDEDSYRFLKSSENQQQVEAQLAIMNRRLATAAEEQVFFAAYADIGESERDQLSKQFEDISNHLMPLVEWMLLVQEALNKDLSLSQGMNLRLAELQTVIEDTPAYAEQLNKISRYAMFGSKAAELDAQLKLVFKRLVELGYLVRPNQDKQIYTVTGKIDYLFDVIKFIDETEQLSLAQQAEDAMSQTNLI; via the coding sequence ATGAACAGCCCATTAGGTCGAGTATTAGAGTCTTTGTTATCGGGTCAGTTTATTTGCCAAACCACTGATGAAGATAGCTATCGTTTTTTGAAGTCTTCTGAAAATCAACAGCAAGTTGAGGCTCAGTTGGCAATTATGAATCGACGTTTAGCAACGGCTGCAGAAGAACAAGTGTTTTTTGCTGCGTACGCAGATATCGGTGAAAGCGAACGTGACCAGTTATCTAAGCAGTTTGAAGATATTTCTAATCACTTGATGCCGCTAGTTGAGTGGATGTTATTAGTGCAAGAGGCACTCAACAAAGACCTCAGTCTAAGCCAAGGCATGAATCTGCGCTTAGCCGAGTTACAAACTGTCATTGAAGACACGCCAGCCTATGCAGAGCAACTAAATAAGATTTCGCGATATGCGATGTTTGGCTCTAAGGCTGCAGAGCTAGATGCTCAGCTAAAACTTGTGTTTAAACGTTTGGTTGAATTGGGCTACTTAGTTCGTCCAAACCAAGATAAACAGATTTATACAGTAACGGGCAAGATTGACTACCTGTTTGATGTCATTAAATTTATTGATGAAACTGAGCAACTGTCGCTGGCTCAACAGGCAGAAGATGCCATGTCACAAACCAACCTTATATAA
- a CDS encoding phosphoenolpyruvate carboxylase codes for MNHNLQKAGATLLNALSRHSDLVMQAYFSGAIDESEYSPKVIKSLIDLKIMWRPENERGLRLRPALRTLLEESLQDESNRQIDANIGSSLASLSTLAEHYKESLSHGRYHEAESHLSDLTERVYSLTDMLATNVRLIWQRISNEFGYVSTVDAKIRENELAQSQVSELLNQLSLFQFDQLSLIAGSHRELRTLLVVTLQSSFAHCTQELSLAQSKLIDLLGRFREFKGRTRLLKGFVLHMEQKPDFAPQNYSKLSQVPSLFNVSGAVIKPASIDVNRVEQEHELLSLVQSMKHINRNKQAVRSVSNTGPLIMQDSVAVALEESRLKAAVETFFCDVIDAGQNVTALDYYEQKGLDFDKEVWLYQIIGGYHGLTEQDKAYFAVETIGEPDPQFTGNYVIRDIELGLR; via the coding sequence ATGAATCATAATTTACAAAAGGCTGGCGCTACATTACTCAATGCATTGAGCCGGCACTCTGATTTAGTTATGCAAGCCTATTTTTCAGGTGCTATTGACGAGTCAGAATATTCACCCAAGGTCATTAAAAGTCTAATTGACTTGAAGATCATGTGGCGCCCCGAAAACGAGCGCGGCTTGCGCTTGCGTCCTGCCTTGAGAACCTTGTTAGAAGAAAGTTTGCAAGATGAGTCTAACCGTCAAATTGACGCGAATATCGGTTCGAGCTTAGCGTCTCTGTCTACCTTAGCAGAGCATTATAAAGAATCGCTTAGTCATGGTCGTTATCACGAAGCCGAAAGTCACTTGTCGGACTTAACAGAGCGTGTATATAGCTTGACTGATATGCTTGCGACCAATGTTCGTTTGATTTGGCAGAGGATCAGCAACGAATTTGGATATGTGTCGACGGTTGATGCCAAGATACGTGAAAATGAGCTGGCACAAAGTCAAGTGTCAGAACTTCTAAACCAATTGTCTTTGTTCCAGTTTGATCAGTTGTCATTGATTGCGGGCAGCCATCGCGAATTGAGAACCTTGTTGGTTGTCACATTACAGAGCAGTTTTGCGCATTGTACCCAGGAGCTCAGTCTTGCCCAGAGTAAACTGATTGATTTATTGGGCAGATTTAGGGAATTCAAAGGCCGTACACGTTTATTAAAGGGCTTTGTTTTACACATGGAACAAAAGCCTGATTTTGCGCCGCAAAATTACAGTAAACTGAGTCAAGTCCCGAGTTTGTTTAACGTGAGCGGAGCTGTGATAAAGCCAGCGAGCATTGATGTAAATCGGGTAGAACAAGAGCATGAATTGTTATCGCTCGTCCAGTCAATGAAGCACATTAATCGCAATAAACAAGCGGTGCGGTCAGTATCGAACACCGGCCCTTTGATAATGCAAGACAGCGTTGCCGTCGCGTTAGAAGAGAGCCGATTAAAAGCTGCCGTTGAGACGTTTTTCTGTGATGTGATTGACGCGGGTCAAAACGTAACGGCGTTGGACTATTATGAACAAAAAGGCTTGGATTTTGATAAAGAGGTGTGGTTATACCAAATTATTGGTGGATATCATGGCTTAACAGAACAAGATAAAGCGTACTTTGCGGTAGAAACCATAGGTGAGCCGGACCCACAATTTACTGGTAACTATGTAATCCGAGATATTGAGCTCGGCCTTCGTTAA
- a CDS encoding DUF748 domain-containing protein, whose product MKRAIVLFIVGFVVLSVITLFSLTGAISRYAVKTLFEPQQLTLSEKTHVSYDPFENSLKITDFALLHEQAKTLLSMEKLLVEFDLIPLFNNHIKVNRFELTGLSTAISQDQANPGAWKLNGWSTANLASSTEEIQVKQQATSEPQPLKISVNNLQLSDINVTAELPKQSHKVLLNSLSLLNFELQLDALKQPQSMGFELTADLQTQNTISRAETVFDNNNQVTEPLPLSFGADLELSLQPEVEFTEQVIQIKNEQTIDINLANVKLNDASSDLAISLGNLLLGIKALELTTPVNESASTKLTAELSTNLEQLLVNNNDKTVELVNLESAALLPAQIMFEQGPCQATPIYNLTTKEFRLDQLTVMKHLDENKPTLSTLEKLVMSNLVASDSAIGVDLIQVGKSTNNLLINDTKQLANLYIPGAQLNTPETKNEQPADQADKSNPSEQPQPVTEAKPESAPENASENSTKNTPEATIPAFGLRINEMANVGPISVNTVDMSVSPIYRSLIEISHIGLQNLDSEKPDQTTTFNLNATNNKYAKINVSSQSKPFTQDPSHDVQVTLDEVDLSAISPYISGALGYHINSGQLDSNITANVKNEKIDGNADLLIRSIDLTAISNQGEESSISTGAISFNYALSMLKDGDGNVDLSVPFSGDLNNPSVGFSGFMSLIVKRATMAAAKDYLINTFVPYANVVSFALSASKHILKLRFNDLAFEAKQVNLTESQQDIIEQLALVLEKHDSVSIKLCPISTVSDLELTSDAEAPTAKTINTSQVSHLLDLAQTRADNVKQALVDTGKVTSKRLLFCSPTIRYGQSDTPRITFDQLN is encoded by the coding sequence ATGAAGCGCGCTATCGTATTATTTATCGTAGGTTTTGTTGTTCTAAGTGTAATTACACTATTTAGTCTCACTGGTGCTATTAGCCGTTATGCAGTCAAAACTCTATTCGAACCGCAGCAACTAACACTGAGTGAAAAGACTCATGTCAGTTATGATCCATTTGAAAACTCTCTCAAAATTACTGACTTTGCGCTTTTGCACGAACAAGCAAAAACCTTATTATCGATGGAAAAACTGCTGGTCGAATTTGATTTGATCCCGCTGTTTAACAACCACATAAAAGTAAACCGATTTGAGCTTACTGGCTTATCCACCGCAATCAGCCAAGACCAAGCGAACCCTGGCGCTTGGAAACTCAACGGTTGGTCTACCGCTAATTTGGCGAGTAGCACTGAAGAGATACAAGTTAAACAACAAGCCACTTCTGAGCCTCAGCCCCTAAAAATATCAGTAAACAACCTCCAACTTTCTGATATAAATGTCACCGCTGAGTTACCCAAACAATCACACAAAGTTCTGTTGAATTCCCTTAGCTTATTAAATTTTGAGTTACAACTAGACGCACTGAAACAACCTCAGAGTATGGGTTTTGAGCTAACTGCAGATTTACAAACCCAAAACACTATATCCCGTGCGGAAACTGTTTTTGACAATAACAACCAAGTCACGGAGCCATTGCCTTTATCCTTTGGTGCCGACTTAGAATTATCGTTACAACCGGAAGTAGAGTTTACTGAGCAAGTCATTCAAATTAAAAACGAGCAAACTATTGATATTAACTTGGCCAATGTAAAACTAAACGATGCTTCAAGTGACCTAGCGATATCTTTAGGTAATTTACTCCTTGGTATCAAGGCATTGGAATTAACAACACCGGTCAATGAATCAGCCTCAACTAAACTTACCGCAGAGCTTTCAACAAATTTAGAACAGTTATTGGTCAACAATAATGACAAAACCGTCGAATTAGTGAATTTAGAAAGTGCCGCCCTTCTCCCTGCTCAAATCATGTTTGAACAAGGTCCTTGCCAGGCAACGCCAATTTATAATCTTACAACCAAAGAGTTTCGACTCGACCAGTTAACCGTCATGAAACACCTTGACGAAAACAAACCAACTTTGTCTACTCTCGAAAAGCTAGTAATGTCGAATCTCGTTGCATCAGATAGCGCAATTGGCGTTGATTTAATCCAAGTCGGAAAGTCTACGAACAACCTCCTTATCAACGATACAAAGCAACTCGCCAACTTGTATATTCCTGGCGCTCAGTTAAATACCCCCGAGACAAAAAATGAGCAGCCAGCCGACCAAGCTGACAAAAGTAACCCAAGTGAACAACCACAGCCTGTAACAGAAGCTAAGCCTGAAAGTGCGCCTGAAAATGCGTCTGAAAATTCAACTAAAAATACTCCAGAAGCAACGATACCGGCCTTTGGCCTAAGAATTAACGAAATGGCCAATGTAGGTCCAATTTCTGTTAATACTGTCGATATGAGCGTCTCTCCTATTTATCGCTCGTTAATTGAGATAAGTCATATCGGTTTACAAAATTTAGATTCTGAAAAACCGGATCAAACAACTACCTTTAACCTCAATGCGACTAATAACAAATACGCAAAGATTAACGTGAGTAGCCAAAGTAAGCCATTTACTCAAGACCCTAGCCATGATGTGCAAGTTACCTTGGACGAAGTAGACTTATCAGCGATTTCACCGTATATCAGTGGTGCCCTGGGATACCATATCAACAGTGGTCAGCTAGACAGCAATATCACCGCCAATGTAAAAAATGAAAAAATAGACGGTAATGCGGATTTGTTGATCCGCTCTATAGATTTGACAGCAATTTCAAATCAAGGTGAAGAGAGCTCTATCAGTACCGGCGCAATTTCGTTTAACTATGCACTTAGTATGTTAAAAGACGGGGACGGTAATGTAGATTTGTCGGTGCCCTTTTCTGGTGACTTAAACAACCCTTCTGTGGGTTTTAGTGGATTTATGAGCCTAATTGTTAAACGTGCAACCATGGCTGCCGCAAAAGATTACTTAATTAATACGTTTGTTCCTTATGCTAACGTGGTTAGTTTTGCCCTAAGCGCCAGTAAACATATTCTAAAGTTACGATTTAACGATTTGGCATTTGAGGCTAAACAAGTGAACCTAACTGAATCTCAGCAAGACATCATCGAACAATTAGCCTTAGTCCTTGAGAAGCACGACTCAGTGTCTATTAAGTTATGCCCTATTAGCACAGTTTCTGATCTTGAACTTACATCTGATGCAGAGGCTCCGACTGCAAAAACAATCAACACAAGTCAAGTAAGTCATCTTCTCGACCTTGCTCAAACCCGAGCAGACAATGTAAAACAGGCCTTAGTAGACACGGGTAAAGTTACGTCAAAAAGACTGCTGTTTTGTAGCCCAACAATTCGATACGGCCAATCTGATACGCCGCGTATCACGTTTGACCAACTGAATTAA
- a CDS encoding DMT family transporter: protein MPVSLAFLVVVLVWSTTPLGIVWSSESIPPTVSLFLRMTIASFFGLLLMRLLKIKLDLRPRAIQVYLYSSLSLSVGMLFCYFAAQYISSGLMALSFGLAPILSGLFAQKMLAEAKFTKTKKRSLLIALSGLGLVCSENLMINDGAVWGFTFIFIGVILFSLSSVLVKGVQIDLHPLSTTVGSLTISLPVYLLAWWVLDGQIHYEQWQPRAIGAVIYMGVFASLLGFLAYFYILQKLEASTVALVTMMTPVVSMTLGILLNGERFSMSLLVGGILIMAGLGVFQFGNRWLERRRALKIAK, encoded by the coding sequence ATGCCTGTCTCTTTGGCTTTTTTGGTGGTTGTTTTGGTTTGGTCCACGACCCCGCTGGGTATTGTGTGGAGCAGTGAATCGATTCCGCCGACAGTGTCATTATTTTTGCGAATGACGATAGCGTCTTTTTTTGGATTGCTGTTAATGAGGCTTTTAAAAATAAAGTTAGATTTGCGCCCTAGAGCGATTCAAGTTTATCTGTACTCAAGTCTATCTTTGTCCGTTGGTATGTTGTTTTGCTACTTTGCAGCTCAATATATCTCTTCTGGTTTAATGGCTTTAAGCTTTGGTTTAGCACCAATTTTATCAGGTCTTTTTGCACAAAAAATGTTAGCGGAAGCTAAGTTTACCAAAACCAAAAAGAGGTCCTTGTTGATCGCACTTTCAGGATTAGGTTTGGTGTGTAGTGAAAATTTAATGATAAATGACGGTGCGGTTTGGGGTTTTACCTTCATTTTTATCGGTGTCATTTTGTTTAGCTTAAGCAGTGTCTTGGTCAAAGGTGTACAAATTGACTTGCATCCGTTATCGACGACAGTGGGTAGTTTGACAATTTCGTTACCCGTTTATCTTTTGGCTTGGTGGGTATTGGATGGGCAAATTCATTATGAACAATGGCAGCCTAGGGCAATTGGGGCAGTAATTTACATGGGAGTGTTTGCTTCTTTGTTGGGTTTTTTAGCGTATTTTTATATTTTGCAAAAGTTAGAGGCGAGCACGGTGGCACTGGTTACTATGATGACCCCAGTGGTTTCTATGACATTGGGCATATTACTCAATGGTGAGCGTTTTTCTATGTCTTTATTAGTGGGCGGTATTTTAATCATGGCTGGATTAGGGGTATTTCAATTTGGTAATCGGTGGTTAGAGCGACGTCGAGCGCTTAAAATAGCAAAATAA
- a CDS encoding isopenicillin N synthase family dioxygenase: protein MMLPIVDFNADNAAEEFVKSLHETGFGVLKNHPLQKDMLESIYKNWAGFFADEKKHDFKFNVETQDGFFPDTVSETAKGADKKDIKEYYHYYPWGQCPEELREEIHAYYEQATAFASTLLDWVEQHSPAEVSVNYKEALSSMIKNSEQILLRILHYPPITGDEEVGAIRAAAHGDINLLTVLPAANASGLQVLKKDGEWLDVPGDFGCLIVNIGDMLQEASGGYFPSTIHRVINPEGADRTKSRISLPLFLHPRPDVVLSDRYTAGEYLDERLRELGVK, encoded by the coding sequence ATGATGTTACCAATTGTAGATTTTAACGCTGATAATGCAGCGGAAGAGTTTGTAAAGTCTCTTCATGAAACGGGTTTTGGTGTTTTAAAGAACCACCCATTACAAAAAGACATGCTTGAATCAATTTATAAAAATTGGGCAGGCTTTTTTGCTGATGAGAAAAAACACGACTTCAAATTTAATGTAGAAACTCAAGACGGCTTTTTCCCAGACACAGTAAGTGAAACTGCAAAGGGCGCAGACAAAAAAGACATTAAAGAGTACTACCACTACTACCCGTGGGGCCAGTGCCCAGAGGAACTTCGAGAAGAAATCCACGCTTACTACGAGCAAGCGACGGCATTTGCATCGACTTTATTAGATTGGGTTGAGCAACACTCTCCAGCAGAAGTATCTGTAAACTACAAAGAAGCGCTGTCTTCTATGATCAAAAACAGCGAACAAATTTTGTTGCGTATTCTTCACTATCCACCGATTACAGGTGATGAAGAAGTCGGCGCTATCCGTGCGGCAGCACATGGCGACATTAACTTACTTACGGTTTTACCGGCAGCAAACGCAAGTGGCTTGCAGGTTCTTAAGAAAGACGGCGAGTGGTTAGACGTACCTGGTGACTTTGGCTGTTTGATTGTTAACATTGGTGACATGCTTCAAGAAGCGTCTGGTGGTTACTTCCCATCGACGATTCACCGAGTAATTAACCCTGAAGGTGCGGACCGTACTAAGTCTCGTATTTCATTGCCACTATTCTTACACCCACGTCCAGATGTTGTTTTATCTGACCGTTATACAGCGGGTGAATACCTTGACGAACGTTTACGTGAGTTAGGCGTAAAATAA
- a CDS encoding M2 family metallopeptidase gives MTFIKSTTSIFVASALTLGLTACGDESATSSKTTSAPVQQKLTAEDAKAFIAKAEKTFAEQYEYAAKVAWVSQTFITEDTQYLEAKSSEELKLIGIEFANGAAKFKDLDLDYDTKRKLDMLRLGLTLPAPADAPDLAAELAQIESKLSAIYGSGEAADGKKYDLIKLSRTLSTSDDPEELLNAWVDWRKVSPAMKDKYVRLVEIANQGAQDLGFKDVGAMWRSKYDMDPDAFAAEMDRVWDQVKPLYDALHCHVRAKLNDKYGDEVAPVQGEIPAHLLGNMWAQTWGNVYDLVAPEGGSGIDVTEKLLENDYTPVKMVEQAESFFTSLGFEPLPETFWTRSMFEKPVDHDAVCHASAWDMSETDYRIKMCIQTTGEEFNVIHHELGHNFYQRAYNQVQPLLYRGSANDGFHEAIGDTVALSITPKYLKEIGLIEQEPDASGDLPFLMRMAMDKVAFLPFGLMVDKWRWQVFSGELKPDQYNEGWWKLREQYQGVKAPVLRTENDFDPGAKYHIPANTPYSRYFLAHILQFQFHRELCNIAGETGPLHRCSIYNNKEVGKKLNAMLEMGTSKPWQDALEAMTGSRDMDATAVIDYFAPLKTWLDEQNANRQCGW, from the coding sequence ATGACGTTCATCAAATCGACGACCAGTATTTTTGTTGCCAGTGCCCTAACGTTAGGATTAACAGCATGTGGTGATGAGAGTGCAACCAGCTCAAAAACAACAAGTGCTCCAGTACAACAAAAATTAACCGCAGAAGACGCAAAAGCGTTTATCGCCAAAGCAGAAAAAACATTTGCTGAGCAATACGAATATGCAGCCAAAGTCGCTTGGGTTTCACAGACATTCATCACGGAAGATACTCAGTATCTAGAAGCAAAATCTAGTGAAGAGCTAAAACTTATTGGTATTGAGTTTGCGAACGGTGCGGCTAAATTTAAAGACTTAGACCTCGATTACGACACCAAACGCAAACTAGATATGTTGCGCTTAGGTCTAACTTTACCAGCGCCAGCTGATGCACCAGATCTAGCTGCCGAATTAGCTCAAATCGAATCAAAACTTTCCGCAATATACGGCTCTGGTGAAGCCGCCGACGGTAAAAAATACGACTTAATCAAACTATCTCGTACTTTATCGACATCCGACGATCCAGAAGAGTTACTCAATGCGTGGGTTGATTGGCGTAAGGTGTCACCAGCGATGAAAGACAAATACGTAAGACTGGTTGAAATCGCAAACCAAGGTGCACAAGATTTAGGATTTAAAGATGTAGGCGCAATGTGGCGTTCTAAATACGACATGGACCCAGATGCCTTTGCGGCTGAAATGGACCGAGTTTGGGATCAAGTTAAACCTTTATACGATGCCCTACATTGTCATGTTCGCGCAAAATTAAACGATAAATACGGTGATGAAGTAGCACCAGTACAAGGTGAAATCCCAGCTCATTTATTAGGAAATATGTGGGCCCAAACTTGGGGTAACGTATATGACCTAGTTGCACCAGAGGGTGGCAGCGGCATTGACGTAACAGAAAAGTTACTAGAAAACGATTACACCCCGGTGAAAATGGTTGAGCAAGCTGAATCATTTTTTACATCTCTAGGATTTGAACCTCTTCCAGAGACATTTTGGACCCGTTCTATGTTCGAAAAGCCTGTGGACCATGATGCAGTTTGTCACGCAAGTGCTTGGGATATGTCTGAAACGGACTACCGAATCAAAATGTGTATCCAAACAACTGGCGAAGAATTCAATGTTATTCACCATGAGTTAGGCCACAACTTCTATCAGCGTGCATATAATCAAGTACAGCCACTGCTATATCGCGGTAGTGCAAATGATGGCTTCCACGAAGCAATTGGCGACACCGTTGCGTTATCAATTACACCAAAGTACCTTAAAGAGATTGGCTTAATTGAACAAGAACCGGATGCGTCTGGTGATTTACCATTCTTAATGCGCATGGCGATGGACAAGGTTGCGTTTTTGCCGTTTGGTTTAATGGTTGATAAGTGGCGCTGGCAGGTGTTTAGTGGCGAACTAAAACCAGATCAATACAACGAAGGTTGGTGGAAGTTACGTGAACAGTATCAAGGTGTTAAAGCCCCTGTTTTACGTACAGAAAACGACTTTGATCCAGGTGCTAAATACCATATTCCAGCAAACACACCTTATTCACGCTATTTCCTAGCGCACATTTTACAGTTCCAATTCCATCGTGAGCTGTGCAACATCGCAGGTGAAACAGGCCCATTACACCGCTGCTCTATCTACAACAATAAAGAAGTAGGTAAGAAACTTAATGCAATGTTAGAAATGGGTACAAGTAAACCTTGGCAAGATGCACTAGAGGCAATGACGGGTTCTCGTGATATGGATGCAACGGCTGTTATCGATTACTTTGCACCATTAAAAACGTGGTTAGATGAGCAAAATGCAAATCGCCAATGTGGTTGGTAG
- a CDS encoding tRNA-dihydrouridine synthase: MRITLAPMEGVIDHLMRHMLTELGGIDLCMTEFIRIVDQKLPERVFHRYCPELKSGSVTPNGTPVRIQLLGQDPHWLAENAVVATDLGSQGIDLNFGCPAKAVNKSKGGAVLLKEPETLYAIAKSVRQAVPKHLPVTAKMRLGFEDKTLAIENAQALEAGGIDEIAIHARTKVEGYKPPAYWEHIALIKQHVQTPLIANGEIWNPQQAKQCQEQSQCENIMLGRGALAVPNLAAWIKGQSNKIPWNQVLALLLTYSKYEIEGDKGLYYSNRVKQWMVYLKMAYPEANEFFRTIRTIRKTDEMYTAISAQLNQ; the protein is encoded by the coding sequence ATGCGAATCACTCTAGCGCCGATGGAAGGCGTTATCGACCATCTCATGCGCCATATGCTCACAGAGCTTGGTGGTATCGATTTATGTATGACCGAGTTTATTCGTATTGTTGATCAAAAACTGCCTGAAAGAGTCTTTCATCGATATTGTCCCGAATTAAAGTCAGGATCAGTCACACCCAATGGCACTCCGGTAAGGATTCAGTTACTCGGGCAAGACCCTCACTGGTTAGCGGAAAACGCGGTAGTTGCAACAGACTTGGGAAGCCAAGGTATTGACCTAAATTTTGGTTGCCCTGCCAAAGCCGTTAACAAAAGCAAAGGCGGTGCGGTCCTTCTCAAAGAGCCTGAAACCTTATACGCAATCGCCAAATCCGTTCGTCAAGCGGTGCCTAAACATCTCCCGGTCACCGCTAAAATGCGCTTAGGATTTGAGGATAAAACCCTAGCTATAGAAAACGCACAAGCGCTAGAAGCTGGCGGCATCGATGAAATAGCAATTCATGCAAGAACCAAGGTCGAAGGTTATAAACCGCCAGCCTATTGGGAACATATCGCTTTAATTAAACAACACGTGCAAACCCCACTGATTGCCAACGGTGAAATCTGGAACCCACAACAGGCCAAGCAATGCCAAGAGCAATCACAATGTGAAAATATCATGCTAGGCCGAGGTGCGTTGGCAGTGCCTAATCTTGCCGCTTGGATCAAAGGCCAGTCAAACAAAATACCTTGGAATCAAGTGTTGGCTCTTCTACTTACCTATTCAAAATATGAAATCGAAGGAGATAAGGGACTTTATTATTCAAACCGGGTTAAACAGTGGATGGTTTATCTCAAAATGGCTTATCCTGAGGCAAATGAGTTTTTTAGAACTATTCGTACCATTCGTAAAACCGATGAAATGTATACCGCTATTTCTGCTCAGCTAAACCAATAA
- a CDS encoding VOC family protein, with the protein MEYLHTMVRVSDLEASMHFYCDLLGLKEVHRMDSEKGRFTLVYLAAPGQYEEAKKTKTPTLELTYNWDPETYTGGRNFGHLAYRVDDIYQLCQKLQDNGITINRPPRDGHMAFVRSPDGISIELLQKGEALEKQEPWASMENTGSW; encoded by the coding sequence ATGGAATATCTTCATACTATGGTTCGAGTCAGTGACTTAGAAGCCTCAATGCATTTTTATTGTGACTTGTTAGGTTTGAAAGAGGTCCATCGAATGGACAGTGAAAAGGGGCGCTTTACTTTGGTTTATTTAGCGGCTCCAGGGCAATACGAAGAAGCGAAAAAAACAAAAACTCCTACACTTGAGTTAACTTACAACTGGGACCCTGAAACTTATACAGGTGGTCGTAATTTTGGTCATTTGGCTTATCGAGTCGATGATATTTATCAGCTTTGCCAAAAGCTACAAGACAATGGGATTACGATTAATCGTCCACCTCGTGACGGCCACATGGCTTTTGTTCGTTCACCCGACGGGATAAGCATTGAGTTATTGCAAAAGGGTGAAGCGTTAGAAAAACAAGAGCCTTGGGCATCAATGGAAAATACAGGAAGTTGGTAA
- a CDS encoding putative signal transducing protein — MKRIFTCNNHLELQAFKEALNRVGIQHFVKNEYIFGAVGELPFTEAWPELWVVNEDQLEQAQQTCRETEQAMRADKPEWLCRHCGETNDGSFEFCWQCEHIVQNG; from the coding sequence ATGAAACGAATTTTTACCTGTAATAATCACCTAGAGTTACAGGCGTTCAAAGAAGCGTTAAATCGAGTTGGCATTCAACACTTCGTTAAAAACGAGTACATTTTTGGTGCGGTTGGGGAATTGCCCTTTACCGAAGCTTGGCCAGAACTCTGGGTCGTTAACGAAGACCAACTCGAACAAGCTCAACAAACCTGTCGAGAAACCGAGCAAGCGATGCGAGCTGACAAGCCCGAGTGGTTATGCCGTCATTGCGGAGAAACGAATGACGGCAGCTTTGAATTTTGTTGGCAATGTGAACATATAGTTCAAAATGGTTAG
- a CDS encoding 6-pyruvoyl trahydropterin synthase family protein, with amino-acid sequence MQLFVNDLTVIDFSYLCTQRGMVGESWIVDLTLHGELDEQNMVLDFGKVKKQVKRIIDDTVDHKLVVPSEYNQSHVTHIDGTDYIKVEFVDEQGRKIHISSPEDAYCFIDATKVEMDNVIAHLASVIKPQLPENVKKVELSLRTEEINGFFYHYTHGLKKHDGNCQRIAHGHRSKIQVFENGMKSPRIEKMLATQWQDIYIATLEDQVEATDLEFIEKTNSQVAFKYESSQGHFELAMETSAVYVMPVDTTVELIAQYLADKLKQQNPDNDYKVVAYEGVAKGAIAFS; translated from the coding sequence ATGCAATTGTTTGTTAATGACCTTACCGTAATTGATTTTTCGTACCTGTGCACACAGCGTGGCATGGTAGGGGAAAGTTGGATCGTAGATCTGACACTACACGGTGAGCTAGACGAACAGAATATGGTTCTTGATTTTGGTAAAGTCAAAAAGCAAGTTAAACGCATTATTGATGACACCGTTGATCACAAGTTAGTCGTGCCATCTGAATACAATCAATCTCATGTGACGCACATCGATGGCACTGACTACATCAAGGTCGAATTTGTTGATGAGCAAGGCCGTAAGATACATATTTCAAGTCCTGAAGATGCCTACTGCTTTATCGATGCTACTAAAGTTGAGATGGACAATGTCATTGCTCATTTAGCCTCAGTTATCAAGCCGCAGCTGCCTGAAAATGTAAAAAAGGTCGAGTTGTCTTTGCGAACAGAAGAGATCAATGGCTTTTTCTATCACTACACGCATGGTTTAAAGAAGCACGACGGTAATTGCCAACGTATCGCTCATGGGCACCGCTCAAAGATCCAAGTTTTTGAAAATGGTATGAAGTCGCCACGCATCGAAAAGATGTTAGCAACTCAGTGGCAGGATATTTACATCGCAACGCTAGAAGACCAGGTAGAAGCAACGGATTTGGAGTTTATTGAAAAGACGAATAGCCAAGTTGCGTTTAAGTACGAGTCTTCTCAAGGGCATTTTGAGCTCGCTATGGAAACCTCAGCGGTTTACGTTATGCCGGTGGACACAACTGTAGAATTAATTGCACAATACCTAGCAGACAAACTCAAACAACAAAACCCAGATAATGACTACAAGGTGGTAGCGTATGAAGGTGTTGCAAAAGGTGCAATCGCGTTTTCTTAA